Proteins encoded within one genomic window of Betaproteobacteria bacterium:
- a CDS encoding amidase: MTELYKLGLRDAALRIRSGKLTSADYTRDLIARIDALEKDVQAWQWLDRARALELAGRADKADSAMRVAHPLHGMPIGVKDLFYTAGIPTEMGCRAYAGYVPDVTADVVARLESAGGIMFGKTVTTEAAFMVPAKTRNPWNIAHTPGGSSSGSAAAVAAGFVAGALGTQTNGSVIRPAAFCGIVGYKPSFGQMSARGAMPFSPTLDQPGVFARSVADAAFLVSSLTAQRTVITPEVRPLRNAPKLAAVRSPVWYLAQPDQRMQFEADIGRLRDAGASVDVLEIAGEFDGAHKIHRTIMLYEVARLAKKAREIWRGGFSDYLNKALDEGENIREADYREALKVRTQLQQSLAEFFDRGYSAIMTPPAAGEAPATRENTGDPRFCSIWTLVGLPAIVIPTGKGPKVMPLGLQLIGAAEEENYLLATAAWCERYSPFKGLV; the protein is encoded by the coding sequence ATGACAGAACTCTACAAACTTGGATTGCGCGATGCCGCGCTGCGCATCCGTTCCGGCAAGTTGACCAGTGCCGACTACACGCGGGATTTGATTGCGCGCATCGATGCACTGGAAAAAGACGTTCAGGCATGGCAATGGCTCGATCGCGCGCGTGCACTGGAGTTGGCGGGCCGGGCGGACAAGGCCGACAGTGCGATGCGGGTCGCGCATCCGTTGCACGGCATGCCGATAGGGGTCAAGGATCTGTTCTATACGGCGGGCATTCCCACGGAGATGGGTTGTCGTGCGTACGCCGGCTATGTGCCGGACGTCACGGCCGATGTGGTTGCCCGGCTGGAGTCCGCGGGCGGAATCATGTTCGGCAAGACCGTGACCACCGAAGCCGCGTTCATGGTGCCGGCGAAAACCCGAAATCCCTGGAATATCGCCCACACGCCGGGCGGTTCCTCCAGTGGATCAGCGGCGGCCGTCGCGGCGGGGTTCGTCGCGGGTGCGCTCGGTACGCAAACCAACGGTTCGGTCATCCGGCCGGCCGCGTTCTGCGGCATCGTCGGTTACAAGCCCAGCTTCGGTCAGATGTCGGCGCGCGGCGCGATGCCGTTCTCCCCGACCTTGGATCAGCCCGGCGTGTTCGCGCGCTCAGTGGCGGATGCGGCCTTCCTGGTGTCCAGCCTGACAGCACAACGCACGGTGATCACACCGGAAGTCAGGCCTTTGCGCAATGCGCCGAAGCTGGCCGCGGTGCGTTCCCCGGTGTGGTATCTGGCGCAGCCCGACCAGCGCATGCAGTTCGAAGCGGACATCGGTCGCCTGCGCGACGCGGGAGCGTCGGTAGACGTGCTGGAGATCGCCGGCGAATTCGATGGCGCGCACAAGATCCATCGCACCATCATGCTGTACGAAGTTGCGCGGCTGGCGAAGAAAGCGCGGGAAATCTGGCGCGGTGGATTTTCCGATTACCTGAACAAGGCGCTCGATGAAGGCGAGAACATCCGCGAGGCGGATTACCGCGAAGCGTTGAAAGTGCGCACGCAGTTGCAGCAAAGCCTGGCGGAATTCTTCGACCGCGGTTATTCGGCGATCATGACCCCGCCTGCCGCGGGGGAGGCGCCCGCCACACGCGAGAACACCGGCGATCCGCGCTTCTGCAGCATCTGGACACTGGTTGGCCTTCCGGCCATCGTGATTCCGACGGGCAAGGGACCGAAGGTCATGCCGCTCGGACTGCAACTCATCGGCGCGGCGGAAGAAGAGAACTACCTTCTGGCAACTGCAGCGTGGTGCGAACGCTATTCGCCGTTCAAGGGATTGGTCTGA
- a CDS encoding DUF2442 domain-containing protein, which yields MVPWNVTRLRVLPGRRLEVAFADGLCGIVDLSRDRLDGVLAPLADDSVFALARIENGAVTWPNGIGFAPDAMYDEVLAMQCAPA from the coding sequence ATGGTTCCTTGGAATGTAACGAGATTGAGGGTGCTTCCCGGCCGTAGGCTGGAGGTGGCTTTTGCCGACGGACTTTGCGGCATCGTGGATCTTTCGAGGGACCGGCTCGACGGCGTTCTGGCGCCGCTTGCCGACGATTCCGTTTTCGCGCTGGCACGGATAGAAAATGGCGCGGTAACGTGGCCGAACGGGATCGGGTTCGCTCCGGATGCCATGTATGACGAAGTCCTTGCCATGCAGTGTGCCCCTGCCTGA
- a CDS encoding response regulator transcription factor, with protein MRVLLVDDHEIVRAGLRSVLTGADIEIAGEAPTVSEAITAATRLKPDLVLMDVRLPDGSGVDACREMRATCPETKVLFLTAFEDDDAMLATVFANADGYLSKEIGSENLIQAVKMTGQGLSVLDPVSRRHILERLRTQMTSTADVGESGLSAQERCVLALVAEGRTNKEIASAMGLSPKTIKNYLSHIFQKLKITRRSEAAVRFVRATFPS; from the coding sequence ATGCGGGTGCTGCTGGTCGATGACCACGAGATCGTGCGCGCCGGGCTGCGTTCGGTGCTCACCGGTGCCGACATCGAAATCGCCGGAGAGGCCCCGACCGTGTCGGAGGCGATCACTGCGGCGACGCGCCTGAAACCCGACCTGGTGCTGATGGACGTCCGGTTGCCCGACGGCAGCGGTGTCGACGCGTGTCGCGAGATGCGCGCCACGTGTCCGGAGACGAAGGTCCTGTTCCTGACCGCATTCGAGGACGATGATGCCATGCTCGCCACGGTCTTCGCCAATGCCGATGGCTACCTGTCGAAAGAAATCGGCAGTGAGAACCTGATCCAGGCCGTAAAGATGACGGGGCAGGGCTTGTCGGTCCTGGATCCGGTCAGCAGACGGCATATCCTGGAGCGACTGCGCACACAGATGACATCCACAGCCGACGTCGGCGAAAGCGGGCTCTCGGCGCAGGAGCGCTGCGTGCTCGCATTGGTGGCAGAGGGCAGGACCAACAAGGAGATTGCTTCGGCGATGGGGCTTTCGCCCAAGACCATCAAGAATTACCTCAGTCACATTTTCCAGAAGCTGAAAATCACACGCCGTTCCGAGGCAGCGGTCCGCTTCGTGCGCGCTACGTTCCCCTCCTAG
- a CDS encoding molecular chaperone produces MSRPSSLVARATGWIGCACVLWSVCAAGASLEVNPVRLTLSAAQPVAALTVRNAGTQPVGLHLQVMAWTQVNATDHYAATRELLVTPPIFTLAPGATQTVRVGLRRAIDAERELAYRLYLQEIPDSVAPHGTGVRIALRVGVPVFVLPRAPVAPLLSWRAIQDAGAILLHAQNTGNAHARIIELKIIAGSQAVAEAAGAYVLPGHSWRWRLVGSRMPAAGAPLRVRAKTDTGDVHADVALD; encoded by the coding sequence ATGTCGCGTCCGTCGAGCCTGGTGGCGCGTGCCACCGGCTGGATCGGTTGCGCCTGCGTGTTGTGGAGCGTTTGCGCGGCCGGGGCCTCGCTTGAGGTCAATCCGGTCCGCCTCACGCTTTCCGCCGCGCAACCCGTCGCCGCGCTCACCGTGCGCAATGCGGGGACGCAGCCCGTCGGCCTCCATCTGCAGGTCATGGCGTGGACGCAGGTCAACGCCACCGACCATTACGCGGCCACCCGCGAGTTGCTCGTGACGCCGCCCATTTTCACGCTCGCACCGGGAGCGACGCAGACGGTGCGCGTAGGGCTGCGGCGAGCGATCGACGCAGAACGCGAACTCGCCTACCGGCTTTACCTCCAGGAAATCCCTGATTCGGTGGCGCCGCACGGCACGGGCGTGCGCATCGCGCTACGCGTCGGCGTTCCGGTATTTGTACTGCCCCGAGCGCCGGTCGCGCCTCTTCTAAGCTGGCGGGCGATACAAGACGCCGGCGCGATCCTGCTGCACGCGCAAAACACGGGCAACGCGCACGCAAGAATTATCGAGCTGAAGATCATCGCCGGATCACAGGCCGTGGCGGAAGCGGCGGGCGCCTACGTGCTTCCCGGCCATTCGTGGCGGTGGCGGCTCGTCGGTTCACGCATGCCGGCCGCGGGCGCGCCACTGCGTGTGAGAGCGAAAACGGATACGGGCGACGTGCATGCCGATGTTGCGCTCGACTGA
- a CDS encoding fimbrial biogenesis outer membrane usher protein — protein MPMLRSTDRVVILIVVAWFGSVAESHAAEPVAAVRAEAFEELWLAVSINRQDPAVTLLLQRADGSLLAKGSDFEGWRLKLPPVAPLWHRGEPYYAFDALPGVVHALDASSQTLTIQAPAELFLPTSRFSGPNLSAPTLSPPGAFFNYDFVAQRIAEQAYLDGLVELGAFNGAGVGTATALARDLNERARMIRLETTWTRDEPGALASLRAGDAISRSGAWSLPVRFGGVQWATNFAVRPGFVAFPLPAMSGESALPSTVDLFINDALRAHETLPPGPFTLPNLPVITGEGELRVVVRDLLGREQVLSERYYASPRLLRPGLTDFAYQAGFLRNNFGVESNDYGQALAAAAYRAGLTERLTGELSTELLRSQQTGGASGTFLWGSLGVFTLSTAGSHSDRGNGVLSAAEFERQSRSFSLNLRTQAASADFAQLGMPPGLRAPIRQSEARVGFPVPGNGTVGLGYVDQHHRDRPDVHLATLSYQVRAGPGSLLVSAFRIESFDGVRRTEHALAVTFTMPLDARTSASAGAVRQAGHGYGTVQVQRNLPAGEGMGYRILARSGTDELVQGGVSAQNAIGTYTADAASSRGDMAYRVGAAGGLALLDDRAFLTRPLSDSFALVRVGEYAGVQVYADNQPVARTDAQGSVLVPRLRAYDRNLLRVEQADLPLDTEIGAIEREAVPYFRSGLVVSFPVRPAHGALLRLVLEDGKTPPPGAQVQLEDRTDRFPVGLDGEVYLTGLAASNRAHAEWNGQRCTFEVRTPQDGEPVPHLGTVLCREERP, from the coding sequence ATGCCGATGTTGCGCTCGACTGACAGGGTCGTCATCCTGATCGTTGTCGCGTGGTTCGGAAGCGTCGCGGAATCCCATGCCGCGGAGCCGGTCGCGGCGGTGCGGGCGGAGGCCTTCGAAGAACTGTGGCTTGCGGTCAGCATCAACCGCCAGGATCCGGCGGTGACGCTGCTGCTGCAGCGCGCGGACGGCAGCTTGCTCGCGAAGGGCAGCGATTTCGAGGGCTGGCGACTCAAACTGCCGCCGGTCGCTCCCCTGTGGCATCGCGGCGAGCCTTACTACGCATTCGACGCCCTGCCCGGTGTCGTCCATGCGTTGGATGCAAGTTCACAAACACTCACGATCCAAGCGCCCGCCGAGCTCTTTCTGCCGACGAGCCGTTTTTCCGGCCCGAATCTGTCTGCACCCACTTTGTCGCCGCCGGGCGCATTTTTCAATTACGACTTCGTTGCCCAGCGGATTGCGGAACAGGCGTATCTCGACGGGCTCGTCGAACTGGGTGCATTCAACGGCGCTGGCGTAGGCACGGCCACCGCGCTGGCACGCGATCTCAACGAGCGTGCGCGCATGATTCGCCTCGAAACCACCTGGACCCGCGATGAACCCGGCGCTCTCGCCAGTCTGCGCGCGGGCGACGCAATTTCGCGCTCCGGTGCGTGGAGCCTCCCGGTGCGCTTTGGCGGCGTGCAATGGGCCACCAATTTCGCCGTGCGGCCGGGCTTCGTCGCTTTTCCCCTTCCCGCCATGTCGGGGGAGTCGGCGCTGCCCTCCACTGTCGATCTCTTCATCAACGATGCCCTGCGCGCGCATGAAACGCTGCCGCCCGGGCCGTTCACGCTGCCAAATCTCCCGGTCATTACCGGAGAAGGCGAATTGCGGGTGGTGGTGCGCGATCTCCTGGGGCGCGAACAGGTGCTCAGCGAGCGTTACTACGCGAGTCCCCGGTTGCTGCGGCCCGGGCTCACGGATTTCGCGTATCAGGCGGGCTTCCTGCGGAACAACTTCGGCGTCGAGAGCAACGACTACGGGCAGGCGCTCGCTGCTGCGGCCTACCGCGCTGGTCTGACTGAGCGCCTTACGGGTGAGCTCAGCACCGAGCTGCTGCGAAGCCAGCAAACGGGAGGAGCGAGCGGCACCTTCCTGTGGGGCAGCCTCGGCGTGTTCACTCTGTCGACTGCGGGCAGCCACAGCGATCGCGGCAACGGTGTGCTGTCGGCGGCCGAGTTCGAACGCCAGTCGCGAAGCTTCAGCCTGAACCTGCGCACGCAGGCAGCGAGCGCGGACTTCGCCCAGCTCGGCATGCCGCCGGGGCTGCGGGCGCCCATACGGCAAAGCGAAGCGCGCGTGGGCTTTCCCGTGCCGGGCAACGGCACCGTGGGCCTGGGCTATGTCGATCAGCATCACCGCGACCGTCCGGACGTGCATCTTGCCACCCTGAGTTACCAGGTGAGAGCAGGGCCCGGGTCGCTGCTCGTGTCCGCGTTCCGCATCGAGAGCTTTGACGGTGTGCGCCGTACCGAGCACGCGCTAGCGGTGACCTTCACCATGCCCCTCGACGCGCGCACGAGCGCGAGCGCAGGGGCCGTGCGTCAAGCGGGCCATGGCTACGGCACAGTGCAGGTGCAGCGCAACCTCCCGGCCGGCGAAGGCATGGGCTACCGGATACTCGCACGATCGGGAACCGACGAACTGGTGCAAGGCGGCGTCAGTGCGCAAAACGCCATCGGGACCTACACCGCCGACGCGGCGAGCAGCCGGGGCGATATGGCGTATCGCGTGGGCGCGGCGGGCGGCCTCGCGTTGCTCGACGACCGCGCGTTTCTCACGCGGCCTCTCAGCGACAGCTTTGCCCTGGTGCGCGTGGGTGAATACGCTGGCGTTCAGGTGTATGCAGACAACCAGCCCGTGGCCCGCACGGATGCGCAAGGCAGCGTCCTGGTGCCGCGGCTGCGGGCATACGATCGAAACCTCCTGCGCGTCGAGCAGGCCGATCTGCCGCTGGATACGGAGATCGGGGCAATAGAACGCGAAGCCGTGCCCTATTTCCGCAGTGGCCTGGTGGTGTCCTTCCCGGTGCGGCCGGCACACGGCGCGCTGCTTCGCCTCGTCCTGGAAGACGGCAAGACGCCACCGCCCGGCGCGCAGGTGCAGCTCGAAGATCGGACGGACCGCTTCCCCGTGGGTCTGGATGGCGAGGTCTATCTCACCGGGCTCGCTGCTAGCAACCGCGCCCACGCCGAATGGAACGGCCAGCGCTGCACTTTTGAAGTGCGTACCCCACAAGACGGAGAGCCTGTTCCCCATTTGGGGACCGTGCTCTGCAGGGAGGAGCGTCCATGA
- a CDS encoding spore coat protein U domain-containing protein — MNTHMVLLSTLLLLLANAAESACSVDPTPVAFGVYSPFSVAPTDTAGTLRVTCSTVTVGYTVLLSAGSAGSYSPRRLSGGGYTLSYNLYIDPLRTTVWGDGSGGTANVTGAFALPGAIDHTVYGRLPAQQNVGAGTYTDTITVTINF, encoded by the coding sequence ATGAATACGCACATGGTCTTGCTCTCGACGCTGCTGCTCCTCCTGGCGAACGCTGCGGAATCCGCATGCAGCGTGGATCCCACGCCGGTTGCATTCGGCGTTTACTCGCCCTTCAGCGTCGCGCCGACGGACACGGCCGGCACGCTGCGCGTGACCTGCAGCACGGTAACGGTGGGCTACACAGTTTTGCTGAGCGCGGGCAGCGCGGGATCGTACTCCCCCCGGAGGCTGAGCGGCGGCGGGTACACGCTTTCCTACAATTTGTACATCGATCCGCTGCGAACCACGGTGTGGGGCGACGGCAGCGGGGGAACGGCAAACGTAACTGGCGCGTTTGCGCTTCCGGGCGCCATCGATCACACCGTCTACGGGCGGCTGCCCGCTCAGCAGAACGTGGGCGCGGGCACTTACACCGACACCATTACCGTCACCATCAACTTTTGA
- a CDS encoding spore coat protein U domain-containing protein: protein MKTAFRSVLLSILLFAIATVHAATSTTTFQVTVTVSAGCTISAANHDFGIYTTSSPTDNTNGTNVVTATCTLAVPYSIGLDAGIGAGGTVASRKMTRVGGTETLDYSLYQAADRLVVLGNTLAIDVITGVGTGLAIPHTVFGKIPAGQNVPAGNYVDTITATINF, encoded by the coding sequence ATGAAAACAGCATTTCGATCCGTTCTGCTCAGCATTCTGTTGTTCGCCATCGCCACTGTGCACGCGGCGACCAGCACCACCACCTTCCAGGTTACCGTGACGGTGTCCGCGGGCTGCACGATCTCGGCCGCCAACCACGACTTCGGCATCTATACGACTTCGTCGCCCACGGACAACACCAACGGCACTAACGTCGTGACCGCCACCTGCACGTTGGCTGTGCCCTATTCCATCGGGCTCGATGCCGGCATAGGCGCGGGCGGAACCGTCGCGAGCCGCAAGATGACGCGCGTGGGCGGAACCGAAACGCTGGATTATTCACTCTATCAAGCTGCGGACCGACTGGTGGTGTTGGGCAATACGCTGGCCATAGACGTGATCACGGGCGTAGGCACGGGGCTCGCGATCCCGCACACGGTGTTCGGCAAGATTCCCGCCGGGCAGAACGTGCCGGCCGGCAACTACGTCGACACCATCACCGCTACGATCAATTTCTGA
- a CDS encoding PAS domain S-box protein, translating to MTDTPVFGRAFPAKPGFQSMEAWLVALLIATVFAIDGFTPLGFGIPFFYVLILWAALVWATPRQALAMAATGAALTVVGLFLSPEGHLRTDLTNRTITLFTLWFLAYFGTAYRKTIDTLHRRERELTDFVENAPVGIHWVAPDGTILGVNQEELDMLGYAREGYVGRNVIDFHVDREVAEDILAKLNANVPLKDCAARLRHKDGSTRHVLISCNGYQEDGRFIHSRCFTQDITDRVRAELAESESAQLAAANARLVEETAERGKAEQTLRERAELLRVTFDSAPAGIYMADPEGRYVKANLAYQRMVGHSEGELRGKNIFSLTHPDDLPQNHVLREELIAGKREFFQVEKRYCTRSGGLIWVRNTVSLIKDATGEPRFTVTVSQDITERKLAEQALQKSERRLRQALDEREHLSRDLHDHIIQAIYAIGMQLEVCQRLLHDSPKDTETRLAQAIGGLNGVIREVRHYISGSEPQVLSKPELGVELAKLVETISAMSTLRFRLKLDPLAAAWLTPQQAEHVLHIAREALSNAVRHSQAKHAELSLHGTDAGVRLEIRDDGVGFDPGAAGRDAGGLRNMQSRARQIGEQLETVSSPGQGTTIILHIPKENAIHDLR from the coding sequence GTGACCGACACACCGGTTTTTGGAAGGGCGTTTCCTGCAAAGCCTGGCTTTCAGTCGATGGAGGCATGGCTCGTTGCGCTGCTGATTGCGACAGTGTTCGCTATCGACGGCTTCACGCCCCTCGGCTTTGGAATCCCTTTTTTTTATGTCCTGATCCTGTGGGCTGCCTTGGTGTGGGCTACTCCCCGCCAGGCGCTCGCCATGGCTGCAACGGGTGCCGCGCTTACTGTCGTCGGACTGTTTCTGTCTCCGGAGGGCCATCTGCGGACGGATTTGACGAACCGCACCATCACTCTGTTTACCCTCTGGTTTCTGGCGTATTTCGGTACGGCCTATCGGAAGACCATCGATACCCTGCACCGGCGGGAGCGCGAACTGACGGACTTTGTCGAAAACGCGCCGGTGGGCATCCACTGGGTCGCTCCAGACGGGACGATCCTGGGGGTGAATCAGGAAGAGCTCGACATGCTGGGCTACGCCAGGGAAGGGTACGTGGGCCGCAACGTCATCGACTTCCACGTCGACCGGGAAGTGGCCGAGGACATCCTCGCGAAGCTCAATGCAAATGTGCCGCTCAAGGATTGTGCGGCACGCCTGCGGCACAAGGACGGATCGACACGGCACGTGCTTATTTCGTGCAATGGCTACCAGGAGGACGGGCGCTTCATCCACAGTCGGTGCTTCACGCAGGACATCACGGACCGCGTACGTGCCGAGCTCGCGGAGAGCGAGAGCGCGCAGCTCGCCGCAGCGAACGCACGGCTCGTCGAAGAAACCGCCGAGCGCGGGAAAGCGGAGCAAACCTTGCGTGAGCGCGCGGAATTGTTGCGGGTTACGTTCGACTCGGCGCCTGCCGGCATTTACATGGCCGATCCCGAGGGGCGGTACGTGAAAGCGAACCTCGCTTACCAGCGCATGGTCGGTCACTCGGAAGGGGAATTGCGAGGTAAAAACATTTTCAGCCTGACCCACCCTGACGATCTGCCTCAAAACCACGTTTTACGCGAGGAACTCATCGCTGGCAAAAGAGAGTTTTTCCAGGTGGAAAAACGCTATTGCACCAGGAGTGGCGGACTGATCTGGGTACGCAACACGGTGTCGCTGATCAAGGACGCCACCGGCGAGCCGCGTTTTACGGTCACCGTGTCTCAGGACATCACCGAGCGCAAGCTCGCGGAGCAGGCGTTGCAGAAGAGCGAGCGGCGGCTGCGCCAGGCACTCGATGAGCGGGAGCACCTGTCCCGGGATTTGCACGACCATATCATTCAGGCGATTTACGCTATCGGTATGCAACTGGAGGTTTGCCAGCGACTGCTGCATGATAGTCCGAAGGACACCGAAACGCGTTTGGCGCAAGCTATCGGCGGCCTGAACGGCGTGATCCGGGAAGTGCGCCACTATATTTCGGGTTCCGAACCGCAGGTTCTGAGTAAACCAGAGTTGGGTGTCGAACTCGCCAAGCTGGTGGAAACAATCAGCGCGATGAGCACGCTGCGTTTCCGGCTGAAGTTGGATCCTTTGGCCGCCGCGTGGCTGACCCCGCAACAGGCGGAGCACGTCCTGCACATCGCGCGGGAGGCCTTGAGCAACGCCGTGCGGCATTCACAGGCCAAGCATGCGGAGTTGTCACTCCACGGCACGGATGCCGGCGTCCGTCTCGAAATCAGGGACGACGGGGTGGGATTCGATCCCGGTGCGGCAGGGCGAGACGCCGGCGGATTGCGCAATATGCAAAGCCGCGCGCGACAGATTGGGGAACAACTCGAGACCGTGTCCTCGCCCGGCCAAGGTACGACGATTATCCTGCATATCCCGAAAGAGAACGCTATCCATGACCTCCGTTAA
- a CDS encoding EAL domain-containing protein has translation MTYTVPVVPADESERLAELAALDVLETAPEEAFDSLVRLAAFVCGTPISLVSLVDTERQWFKARVGLDVIETPRDISFCAHAIVNPDQLFVVTDASKDKRFRANPLVTGDPKIRFYAGMPLKTGEGSAVGTLCVIDRVPRDLTAAQYEALVTLSSAVVAQLNLRRRLSRHEQYYSMLAHVSAMIARVTDIESLCSEACHAVIELGGLRMAWIGRLDLPSGDLRPIAWAASEGELAESVVHSIASEPLERALASEVIVSRRLRVCNDLAIDPRTGSYGVHHRHGLLASVVLPLAVGDVLWGTMNLYATRKNFFDAFYLHRARELAADISFGIDRLQKTRDIHYLSFYDTVTGLPNKAGFEDKFGTLAPQIRCGCLLAVGMEQLDRVGAAYGAGAIDSVLKQAAQRLQAHAPDRAIAASVRRRLFALFVPDEDPANFSRFATQHLAEALSAPYSMGDEQVGCAIYLGAAFFPDDGETIGALLTAAEQAAQSARGLQQTFRFYNKKMDEATAAQLRLEGELRKAISRREFINYYQPKIDLATGRIVGAEALMRWVHPQRGLVSPAEFIPVLESSGLILHAGRQALGRTIIDFCTWRDAGLGAPRIAVNVTAFQLRDRNFIADIQHELAVGKCEPVALSIELTESGLVTAEHQVRDVLQTLRTLGIVIAIDDFGTGYSSLAYLVTLPIDELKIDRAFIMRMTTEPAYMGLVNTIISLAHNLNLKVVAEGVENDEQANLLRLLRCDQAQGYLYSKPVPAEDFAKMLDSSHPIYNLV, from the coding sequence ATGACTTACACCGTTCCCGTGGTCCCGGCTGACGAGAGCGAACGGCTTGCCGAACTCGCCGCGCTCGATGTTCTCGAAACGGCCCCGGAGGAAGCATTCGACAGTCTGGTGCGCCTTGCCGCTTTCGTCTGCGGCACGCCGATTTCCCTGGTATCGCTGGTCGATACCGAACGCCAGTGGTTCAAGGCCCGCGTCGGCCTGGACGTGATCGAAACGCCGCGCGACATTTCGTTTTGCGCGCACGCGATCGTCAATCCGGATCAGCTCTTCGTCGTAACGGATGCTTCGAAAGACAAGCGCTTTCGCGCCAACCCCCTGGTGACCGGTGATCCCAAGATCAGATTTTACGCGGGCATGCCGCTCAAGACCGGCGAAGGAAGCGCCGTGGGCACCTTATGCGTGATCGACCGCGTGCCGCGCGATCTTACGGCGGCGCAATACGAAGCGCTTGTCACCCTGTCCAGCGCGGTGGTGGCGCAGCTCAATCTGCGGCGGCGCCTGTCGCGGCACGAGCAGTACTACTCCATGCTCGCCCATGTCAGTGCGATGATCGCGCGCGTCACCGATATCGAAAGCCTGTGCAGCGAAGCCTGCCACGCCGTAATCGAGCTGGGCGGCCTCAGAATGGCGTGGATCGGGCGCCTCGATCTCCCGTCTGGGGACCTACGGCCGATCGCGTGGGCGGCCTCGGAGGGCGAGCTCGCCGAGTCGGTGGTCCACAGTATTGCAAGCGAACCTCTCGAAAGGGCGCTCGCCTCCGAAGTGATCGTCAGCAGGCGCTTGAGGGTTTGCAACGACCTTGCGATCGATCCGCGAACTGGCTCCTACGGCGTACACCACCGGCATGGCCTTCTCGCGTCCGTGGTATTGCCGCTTGCGGTGGGCGATGTACTCTGGGGAACCATGAACCTCTACGCAACTCGAAAAAATTTCTTCGATGCATTTTATCTGCACAGGGCACGCGAACTTGCCGCGGATATCTCCTTTGGCATCGACCGTCTGCAGAAGACCAGGGACATTCACTATCTCTCTTTCTACGACACGGTCACCGGCCTGCCCAACAAGGCCGGTTTCGAAGACAAATTCGGGACGCTCGCACCACAAATCCGTTGCGGTTGCCTGCTGGCGGTCGGGATGGAGCAACTGGACCGGGTAGGCGCAGCCTACGGTGCCGGAGCGATCGATTCGGTCCTGAAGCAGGCGGCACAACGCCTGCAGGCGCATGCTCCAGATCGGGCCATCGCGGCGTCGGTGCGCAGAAGGCTCTTTGCTCTGTTCGTGCCCGATGAGGATCCTGCGAATTTCTCACGCTTTGCCACACAGCATCTCGCCGAGGCGCTTTCGGCCCCTTACTCCATGGGCGACGAGCAAGTTGGATGCGCGATCTATCTTGGTGCGGCGTTCTTTCCGGACGACGGGGAAACGATCGGCGCGCTGCTTACGGCGGCCGAGCAGGCGGCACAAAGTGCGCGGGGTCTCCAACAGACATTCCGCTTCTACAACAAGAAGATGGACGAGGCAACCGCCGCTCAGTTGCGGCTTGAAGGAGAACTCCGCAAAGCCATCTCTCGAAGAGAGTTCATCAATTACTATCAGCCGAAGATCGATCTGGCCACCGGCAGGATCGTCGGTGCTGAGGCACTCATGCGATGGGTGCACCCGCAACGCGGCCTGGTGTCTCCCGCGGAGTTTATTCCCGTGCTCGAATCGTCGGGTTTGATCCTGCATGCCGGACGCCAGGCACTCGGCCGCACCATCATCGACTTCTGCACGTGGCGCGACGCCGGACTCGGCGCACCCAGGATCGCGGTGAACGTCACCGCGTTTCAACTGAGGGACAGGAATTTCATAGCCGATATCCAGCACGAGCTCGCGGTCGGAAAGTGTGAACCAGTTGCATTGTCGATCGAGCTTACGGAAAGCGGCCTCGTGACGGCGGAGCACCAAGTGAGGGACGTGCTCCAGACACTGAGAACGCTCGGCATCGTGATTGCGATCGACGACTTCGGCACCGGTTATTCCTCGCTTGCATACCTTGTCACACTGCCCATAGACGAGCTCAAGATCGACCGCGCATTCATCATGAGAATGACTACCGAACCCGCGTACATGGGGCTCGTCAATACCATCATCTCCCTCGCCCACAACCTCAACCTGAAGGTCGTGGCAGAAGGCGTCGAGAACGACGAACAGGCTAACTTGTTGCGCCTTCTACGATGCGACCAGGCGCAGGGTTACCTCTACAGCAAGCCGGTTCCGGCAGAGGATTTCGCCAAGATGCTCGATTCTTCACATCCGATTTACAACCTGGTCTAA